ATTGCCAAAAGGAAATAAGTCAAAAGATTGATGTAATCATAGACGCAAAAACCTTGCAATCGGTTCTCAAACCTATTATAAAATACGGGATAACAATAGATTATTTTATTAATTGCATAGAATATTTATGAAAAAAATAATTATTTACACCATTGCTTTTTTTGTTGTAGTTTCAATTCACCTAATTATAAACACCTATCTTGCCACATTTGGCATTGCCCCAAACATTGCGCTTTTGGCGGTAATTTTTTTGGCGGTTTCTAAAGGGTCAAGGATGGGCATGTGGGCCGGCTTTTTACTTGGACTATCGTTAGATGTGCTTTTATCAGATATGTTTGGCTCACGAACTATCGCGCTTACAATAATAGGTTATAGTGCTGGTTTGCTTAGGGGTGAGTGGGACGATTCCAGTGGTTTAAATCAGGCGGTGCTTGTTCTTTTGTGCTCTTTTACGTATCTAACATTGCTTATAATTGAGTATGCAATTTTTTCAACAATCCAAGCGAATTTATTACTTAACCACATTACACTCTTACAGCCGGTTCTTAATGCGCTTATCTCACCGGCAATATTTTGGGTTTTCGGAAGATTTATAAATAATAATTAGGTTGTGATTTTTTAAATATAATCTCAAGATTAAAGCCCTGTCGTTTTGATGAACGACAGCGAAGAGATATCCTACAAGGGAAGGAATGTCCGCCCCGCTCTTATGAGCGGGCGATATTTATGTGGCAACAGGAAAGTAAGAGTGTTTATGATAACTTTGTTTTGCGCAATAAAACGCTTATTTTGTTTTTTGTGTTTGTGTTTTTTTTGCTTGCCACAAGGTTGTTTCAGCTTCAGATAATTTCCGCGAAGTACTACGCACTTGTATCAGAAAAACAGTGCTTGCATATTGTTTTAGAACGCCCTCAACGCGGCAAAATATATGATGTTAACGGCGATATACTTGCAAATAATGAAATTTCATTTGCCGCTTACTTTTACCCATTTTTTCAGCGAAATGCACCATCGCAGGAAACAATTAATAAGTTGCAAAAGATATCAAGAAAAAAGAATCTTGAAGAGATCATACAAAGAGGTTATAAAATAGGTAAGTCAGTAAAAATAGCAGGCAATCTGTCGTTTGAAGAGATGCTTCGTTACAGCGAGCAAAAGGTTGCCTTGCCGGGTTTATCGGTTGTAAAAGAATCAAGGCGCAAGTATCTTTCGGCAACTCAAAATGCACACCTAATAGGTTATGTTAACGAAATAAGCAAAGAAGAGTTAGATACCACTGCGGAAGAGTATGCCGATTACCAACCTGGCGACCTTGTTGGCAGAACAGGTATTGAACAATCGTTTGACTCGTACTTGCGTGGTAATAATGGTGGTTGGCAGGTGGAAGTTAATGCGCAGGGCAAGCAAACACGGGTGCTAAACCGTATAGACCCAGTTGCAGGTTCAGATGTTTACATTACAATAGATAATAAATTGCAAGAAGTTGCCACCCAGGCAATTGCTCAAACTGTTAGTGGGCGAGGTGCATTGGTTGCACTAGATACAAAAACAGGGGCAGTGAAAGCTTTTGTTAGCGCGCCGAGTTTTAACCCAGAGTATGTGGGTACGCCTAAATTTTCAATATATTTAACTGATGATACAAGCCCATTATTTAACAGAGCATTAAAAGGTCTTTATCCGCCAGGTTCAGCTTTTAAAATTATTTCTTTGCTTGGTGCACTTGAAAATGGGAATATATCTGTTGAAGGCACATTTTTTTGTAATGGGTCTTTAAAAGTTGGCGATAAAATTTTTCATTGCGAGGGTAAACATGGTGAAATTAGTGCTATTGGCGCAATGACCCATTCATGCAATGTGTATTTTTACAACCTTGCGCTTAAAACTGGTTCTGCTGTTTTAGAAAAATATGCCCGCTACTTTGGTTTTGGTGAAAAAACTGGGATAGATCTTTATGACGAAAAATCGGGTTTAGTGCCAGGTCGTGAGTGGAAGTTTAACAAGTTTAAAGAGCGTTGGCAAACCGGAGATACGCTTAATATGGCAATTGGGCAAGGGCAAGTGCTTTGTACACCACTACAGCTCGCGCAAATGATATCATGCGCGGCAAATAAGGGATATATTTATAGGCCTTATATTGTGCAAAGCATTAAAAATAAACAAAGCAATGAGGTTCTTTACAGCGCAACTATAGATAAACGACTTTCGGTAAAAGCAAGTGAAAAAAATTGGCAAATTTTGAACAAAGCATTAGAGTCAGTTATAAGAAATGGAACTGGCAAAGGTTGTTATTTGGGCTCAATAAGGGTCGCAGGCAAAACAGGAACATCGCAGACTTCTCATGGTACTGCTCATGCAATTTTTGTATGCTTCGCTCCGGTAGATGACCCTCAAATAGCCATTGCCGTAATTGTGGAAAATGGCGGCAGTGGAGGTACGGCGGCGGTACCTGTAGCTAGAAAAGTGCTAGAAGAGTATTTTAAAATTGTTGAAGTTAAAAAAGAAAAAGACGATAAAAAACAATAAAATGGAAATTATTAAAAAAGAAAAATCAGCTCTGAATGGTTTCATAGAAAAAATTGACTGGATTCTTATCGCAACAGTCATATTTCTTTTAGGGCTTGGTTTTTTGGGCATATATTCTGCAACTATCAGGTATGGTAACGCCGAAAAATATTTGGCAACTCAACTTGCCGCCATTGGGCTTGGTGGTTGCGTGTTGATTGTTTTTTTCGCGTTAAATTATCAGGTTTTTAAAAGAATACCATGGTTTACCTATGGTATTGCTTCTTTCCTGCTTATATCAGTACTTATTTTTGGCAATGTTGTACGAGGCACAAAGGGCTGGTTTTATCTAGGCGCGTTCTCATTTCAACCGGTTGAAATTGCAAAGATATTTTATATTCTTTCACTTGCGGCATTTTTAACAGCTTTTAAAAGGCAGGCAAAAGACCTTAGTACACTTCTTAGTGCGTTAGGCCTATTATTTGGGCAGGTAGTGCTCGTTTTACTCCAGCCAGATTTTGGTTCATCTTTGGTATTTTTTCCAATAACTATAGCGTTACTTTTTGTGTTTGGCGCGGAACTTATGTATATTTTGGCAATAATTCTTTTTGGTACAATAACTATGTGTTTGCCCTTGTTTGCAACTTTTTTTCGCTTACAACCGGAGCTTTTAGCAAAAAGTGAGTTGATAAAATTTTTTGTTGCGGCGGCAAATGGCGCGAACCAGTTGCTTATTGTGCTTGGTGTTGTGTTGGGGTTGATATTTTTGCTCTGGTGGGTTTCAAGGCAGTTAAAAACGCGTATTTCTATAATATTTCCAATAGTTTTAAGTTTGTTAATTGTTTTTGGCAGTTTTGCCTCGTTTGGTGTTCAAAAAGCTATAAAACCGTATCAGCAGAAGCGTTTAATTGTTTTTTTAAATCCGTCTATTGACCCGCTTGGTTCGGGCTACAACATTATACAATCAAAAATTGCTATAGGTTCAGGTGGCGCATTAGGCAAGGGACTATTTTCGGGCACTCAGTCTAAGCTTGGATTTTTGCCGGAACAGCACACCGACTTTATTTTTTCTGTTTTGGGTGAAGAGCTTGGGTTCTTTATAACTTTATTTGCCTTATTTGCTTATTTTTTAATTGTATGGCGCGCCCTTTTGATAGCTCGCGACGCCAGAGACATTTTTGGCTCGCTTGTTGCTGTTGGTATTGCAACAATGTTTGCCTTTTACGGCATAATAAATA
This is a stretch of genomic DNA from Endomicrobiales bacterium. It encodes these proteins:
- the mrdA gene encoding penicillin-binding protein 2, giving the protein MWQQESKSVYDNFVLRNKTLILFFVFVFFLLATRLFQLQIISAKYYALVSEKQCLHIVLERPQRGKIYDVNGDILANNEISFAAYFYPFFQRNAPSQETINKLQKISRKKNLEEIIQRGYKIGKSVKIAGNLSFEEMLRYSEQKVALPGLSVVKESRRKYLSATQNAHLIGYVNEISKEELDTTAEEYADYQPGDLVGRTGIEQSFDSYLRGNNGGWQVEVNAQGKQTRVLNRIDPVAGSDVYITIDNKLQEVATQAIAQTVSGRGALVALDTKTGAVKAFVSAPSFNPEYVGTPKFSIYLTDDTSPLFNRALKGLYPPGSAFKIISLLGALENGNISVEGTFFCNGSLKVGDKIFHCEGKHGEISAIGAMTHSCNVYFYNLALKTGSAVLEKYARYFGFGEKTGIDLYDEKSGLVPGREWKFNKFKERWQTGDTLNMAIGQGQVLCTPLQLAQMISCAANKGYIYRPYIVQSIKNKQSNEVLYSATIDKRLSVKASEKNWQILNKALESVIRNGTGKGCYLGSIRVAGKTGTSQTSHGTAHAIFVCFAPVDDPQIAIAVIVENGGSGGTAAVPVARKVLEEYFKIVEVKKEKDDKKQ
- the rodA gene encoding rod shape-determining protein RodA, translating into MEIIKKEKSALNGFIEKIDWILIATVIFLLGLGFLGIYSATIRYGNAEKYLATQLAAIGLGGCVLIVFFALNYQVFKRIPWFTYGIASFLLISVLIFGNVVRGTKGWFYLGAFSFQPVEIAKIFYILSLAAFLTAFKRQAKDLSTLLSALGLLFGQVVLVLLQPDFGSSLVFFPITIALLFVFGAELMYILAIILFGTITMCLPLFATFFRLQPELLAKSELIKFFVAAANGANQLLIVLGVVLGLIFLLWWVSRQLKTRISIIFPIVLSLLIVFGSFASFGVQKAIKPYQQKRLIVFLNPSIDPLGSGYNIIQSKIAIGSGGALGKGLFSGTQSKLGFLPEQHTDFIFSVLGEELGFFITLFALFAYFLIVWRALLIARDARDIFGSLVAVGIATMFAFYGIINMGMVMGMMPCTGLPLSFISYGGSNIVSSLCAIGLLLSIHIRRHTH
- the mreD gene encoding rod shape-determining protein MreD, yielding MKKIIIYTIAFFVVVSIHLIINTYLATFGIAPNIALLAVIFLAVSKGSRMGMWAGFLLGLSLDVLLSDMFGSRTIALTIIGYSAGLLRGEWDDSSGLNQAVLVLLCSFTYLTLLIIEYAIFSTIQANLLLNHITLLQPVLNALISPAIFWVFGRFINNN